The Clostridium sp. AWRP genome has a window encoding:
- a CDS encoding DeoR/GlpR family DNA-binding transcription regulator yields the protein MLAIERKQKIKEIIMNEKKIYVNNLSKLFEVTEETIRRDLEKLEQEGIVTRTYGGAILNREQTNDDQPFLKRATRNLDAKQKLALKALPFIKEKSTIMADSSSTVLELLKLCKGIKDITVMTNSIEILNSLSRSSVHVISTGGIFNYNSMSLTGSISKDVIKKYNVDLAFISCKGLDKNKGITDSNESEVELKRAMASQSSKVFLLVDSSKFTKVAFIHLFDFNNIDYIVTDNSPSQDWIDFLHKHNIELIF from the coding sequence ATGTTAGCAATAGAAAGAAAACAAAAGATAAAAGAAATTATTATGAACGAAAAAAAAATTTATGTAAATAATTTAAGTAAACTATTTGAAGTTACAGAAGAAACCATTCGTCGAGATTTAGAAAAATTAGAACAGGAAGGCATCGTAACAAGAACTTATGGAGGGGCTATATTAAATAGAGAACAGACTAATGATGATCAACCATTCTTGAAAAGAGCAACAAGAAATTTAGATGCAAAACAAAAACTTGCCCTGAAGGCACTTCCATTTATAAAAGAAAAATCTACAATTATGGCAGATTCAAGTTCTACTGTTCTAGAATTATTGAAACTATGCAAAGGAATTAAAGATATTACTGTTATGACCAATTCCATTGAAATATTAAATAGTTTATCAAGATCTTCTGTACATGTTATTTCAACTGGAGGAATTTTTAATTACAATTCAATGTCATTAACAGGTTCTATCTCCAAAGATGTTATAAAAAAGTATAATGTCGACTTAGCTTTTATAAGTTGTAAGGGACTTGATAAAAATAAAGGTATTACTGATTCTAATGAATCTGAAGTTGAGCTCAAAAGAGCTATGGCTAGTCAATCTAGTAAAGTATTTCTATTAGTAGACAGTTCAAAATTTACCAAAGTAGCTTTTATCCACTTGTTTGATTTTAATAATATAGACTATATAGTTACAGATAATAGTCCTTCTCAAGATTGGATAGATTTTTTACATAAACACAATATAGAACTTATCTTCTAA
- the rhaB gene encoding rhamnulokinase: protein MKFHIAVDIGASSGRLVLGKMLNSKIVIEEIHRFKNKIIRKDGEYFWNIDNLYNNIIIGLQKAAKLGIDKCTLGIDTWAVDYVLLDKHGNRISKVYSYRDERTKNAIEEFSKLISLKEIYKKTGIQFLNFNTLYQLYVHNKDELKQAEKILLIPDYLYYLLTGNYINEITNASTTQLLNLETKEYDRDLLNILDLKRSQFAKLIQPGQNVGSIKQSLKEKYNLPECTLISVATHDTGSAVLGVPGCDENFAYLSSGTWSLLGIEMNKPINNKVAFENNYTNERGAFNTYRFLKNIIGLWLIQEVRRNYNNKYSFSELVNEALKVQAFKYIINCNDCRFLKPENMIEEIQRYCKESGQNVPHTAGEISRCVFDSLALTYRRSIEELEEVTGNRINTLNIVGGGVQNKLLCQTTSDVIEREVIAGPVESTALGNIMVQMISSFEIENIIQARKLIRQSFKIDEYNPCKVKDLNGIYERFLKLCILK, encoded by the coding sequence ATGAAATTTCACATAGCAGTAGATATAGGGGCATCTAGTGGACGTTTAGTATTAGGAAAAATGCTAAATAGTAAAATAGTCATTGAAGAGATCCACAGGTTTAAAAATAAAATTATAAGAAAAGACGGAGAGTATTTTTGGAATATAGATAATTTATATAACAATATAATAATAGGACTTCAAAAAGCTGCTAAGTTAGGAATAGATAAATGTACATTAGGAATAGATACCTGGGCAGTTGATTATGTTTTACTTGACAAGCATGGAAATAGAATATCAAAAGTTTATTCTTATAGGGATGAAAGAACAAAAAATGCTATAGAGGAATTTTCAAAACTCATATCACTTAAAGAAATATATAAAAAAACGGGGATTCAATTTTTAAATTTTAATACGCTGTATCAACTTTATGTACATAATAAAGATGAACTCAAACAGGCGGAAAAAATATTATTAATTCCAGACTATTTATATTATTTACTTACGGGAAATTATATAAATGAGATTACAAATGCCTCAACAACACAATTATTGAATTTGGAAACCAAAGAATATGATAGGGATTTGTTGAATATTTTAGACCTTAAAAGAAGCCAGTTTGCAAAACTAATTCAGCCTGGACAAAATGTTGGCAGTATAAAACAAAGTTTAAAAGAGAAGTATAACCTTCCAGAATGTACACTTATATCGGTTGCAACGCATGATACAGGATCGGCAGTCCTTGGAGTACCAGGATGTGACGAAAATTTTGCTTATTTAAGTAGTGGAACCTGGTCTTTGCTTGGCATAGAAATGAATAAGCCCATAAATAATAAAGTTGCATTTGAAAATAATTATACAAATGAAAGAGGAGCCTTTAACACTTACAGATTTTTAAAAAATATAATTGGGTTGTGGTTAATACAGGAGGTGCGTAGAAATTATAATAACAAATACAGTTTTTCGGAATTGGTTAACGAAGCTCTTAAAGTTCAAGCTTTTAAATATATTATAAATTGTAATGATTGTAGATTTCTAAAACCTGAAAACATGATAGAGGAAATTCAGAGGTATTGTAAAGAAAGTGGACAAAATGTTCCTCATACTGCAGGTGAGATATCAAGGTGTGTTTTCGACAGCTTAGCTCTTACTTATAGAAGATCTATTGAAGAACTGGAAGAAGTAACTGGAAATAGAATTAATACTTTGAATATAGTTGGTGGTGGAGTGCAAAATAAGCTTTTGTGTCAGACAACCTCAGATGTTATAGAGAGAGAGGTAATAGCAGGTCCGGTGGAATCAACGGCACTTGGAAATATAATGGTCCAAATGATATCAAGTTTTGAAATTGAAAATATTATTCAAGCGAGAAAATTAATTAGACAATCTTTTAAGATAGATGAATATAATCCTTGTAAAGTTAAAGATTTAAATGGTATATATGAAAGATTTTTAAAATTGTGTATTTTAAAATGA
- the cooS gene encoding anaerobic carbon-monoxide dehydrogenase catalytic subunit: protein MEDRRSEIVAAEEELIEKAKKDGVETVWDRKAKMKVQCGFGLAGVCCRNCAMGPCRVSPVPGKGVSRGICGATADVIVARNFARMCAAGAAAHSDHGRSICLYLENASRDGQINIRDEKKLAAVAKRFEIETEGRDIYDVAHDLAAATLNEYGKPHGNLTLPTALPKKRREVWDRLGVTPRAIDKDIVSIMHSTHIGCSGDAENILKMSMRASLGDGWGGSYIATELSDILFTTPSEVGTTANLGVLEENSVNVILHGHEPVLSEAVVAAAEDPELIALAKAQGADGINLCGMCCTGNEIALRHGIKMAGNFLQQELAVVTGAVEALIVDVQCIMPSLAKLSQSYHTKFITTSPKAKITDSLYIEFDEDNAYECGKQILKEAILNYKNRDREKVLIPNEKCDAVVGFSTEAIVDTLDKVVNSNIDHLQTVKPLADVILSGVIRGAAAFVGCNNPKVEHDGPIVKMIKYLIAHDVIVVVTGCAAHAAAKAGLLLKEAKEIAGPGLKKVCDLLNIPPVLHQGSCVDISRNLQLVGELANYLKLDISDLPVVGAAPEWMSEKAVAIGMYVVGSGIDTWLGVVPPVTGGPFVADYLLNKMEDDYGSKFFVEPDPDKAAEQMLQRIESKRKKLNI, encoded by the coding sequence ATGGAAGACAGAAGGTCAGAAATAGTAGCAGCTGAGGAAGAGCTTATTGAAAAAGCAAAAAAAGATGGTGTAGAAACTGTATGGGATAGAAAAGCTAAAATGAAAGTACAATGTGGTTTTGGTTTAGCTGGTGTGTGCTGCAGAAATTGTGCTATGGGACCTTGTAGGGTAAGTCCAGTTCCAGGAAAAGGAGTATCAAGAGGTATTTGTGGAGCTACAGCAGATGTTATAGTTGCAAGAAACTTTGCAAGAATGTGTGCAGCTGGAGCGGCAGCACATTCAGATCATGGTAGGTCAATATGCCTTTATCTTGAAAACGCATCAAGAGATGGACAAATAAATATAAGAGATGAGAAAAAGCTTGCAGCTGTTGCAAAGAGATTTGAAATTGAAACTGAGGGAAGAGATATTTATGATGTAGCACATGATTTGGCCGCAGCTACATTGAATGAATATGGAAAACCTCATGGGAATTTGACTTTGCCTACAGCTTTGCCTAAAAAAAGAAGAGAAGTATGGGACAGGCTTGGTGTAACTCCAAGGGCAATTGATAAAGATATAGTTAGTATAATGCACTCAACTCACATTGGATGTTCAGGAGATGCAGAAAATATTCTTAAAATGTCAATGAGAGCATCCCTTGGAGATGGATGGGGTGGTTCTTATATTGCAACTGAACTTAGTGATATTCTATTTACAACTCCATCAGAAGTAGGAACTACAGCTAATTTAGGTGTATTAGAGGAAAATTCAGTTAACGTTATACTGCATGGACATGAGCCAGTACTTTCAGAAGCAGTTGTTGCAGCTGCTGAAGATCCTGAACTCATTGCTCTTGCAAAAGCTCAGGGCGCAGATGGAATAAATCTTTGTGGTATGTGTTGTACAGGAAATGAAATAGCACTAAGACATGGTATTAAGATGGCAGGAAACTTCCTTCAACAGGAACTTGCTGTAGTAACAGGTGCAGTTGAAGCATTGATAGTTGATGTTCAGTGCATAATGCCATCACTTGCAAAACTATCTCAATCTTATCATACTAAATTTATAACAACATCACCAAAAGCTAAGATAACAGATTCGTTATATATTGAGTTTGATGAAGACAATGCCTATGAATGTGGAAAACAGATATTGAAAGAAGCTATATTAAATTATAAGAATAGAGATAGAGAAAAGGTTCTAATTCCTAATGAAAAATGTGATGCAGTGGTTGGATTTAGTACTGAAGCTATAGTTGACACCCTTGACAAGGTTGTCAATTCAAATATAGATCACCTTCAAACAGTTAAACCTCTTGCAGATGTTATATTATCGGGTGTTATAAGAGGTGCAGCTGCTTTTGTAGGTTGTAATAACCCGAAAGTTGAACATGATGGACCTATAGTAAAAATGATCAAGTATTTAATCGCACATGATGTAATAGTAGTTGTTACGGGCTGTGCAGCTCATGCAGCAGCAAAGGCAGGATTGCTTTTAAAAGAAGCTAAAGAGATAGCTGGTCCTGGACTTAAAAAAGTATGTGATTTATTGAATATTCCACCGGTTCTTCACCAGGGTTCATGTGTTGATATCAGTCGTAATTTACAACTTGTTGGTGAGCTAGCAAACTATTTAAAATTGGATATTAGTGATTTGCCAGTAGTTGGAGCTGCTCCTGAATGGATGTCAGAAAAAGCAGTGGCTATAGGAATGTATGTAGTAGGTAGCGGTATAGATACATGGCTTGGTGTTGTTCCACCTGTAACTGGAGGTCCATTTGTTGCAGATTATCTGTTAAATAAGATGGAAGATGACTATGGTTCAAAATTCTTTGTAGAACCTGATCCAGATAAGGCAGCAGAACAAATGCTCCAAAGGATAGAGTCAAAACGTAAAAAATTAAATATTTAA